The Staphylococcus sp. KG4-3 genome has a window encoding:
- a CDS encoding glycosyltransferase family 2 protein, with protein sequence MEKLLTIIVPVYNKAYFLETCIESINKLNINKDKIEAIFVDDRSSDNSLEIVESFATKYDFIKVIQLAENTGSPSEPRNIGMKKATGEYITFLDADDWLDPEGLPILLNQAKVHHSDVAFGQSVKHSEKAIKKIGRFSSYKNDNDLVPYEIEKIFRAVGPPGKIIKRDIIIDNEIYFKHMEYGEDKLFFIEAISKCKTASMNPKPTYHVNRYTYNQSLVGQTDIIEKTKLNLTILGEVLKLELPSNAEFQAISRIVEVDYMSRLFKNTRFLKAENKPVFYELFDEMVLMLASYGKNIEDYLLTDTFKNIYQFLKDKEYQKLIEFINILQQGGKANKFVKNNRVHFLMPETLSDALPIKDPVFAVYEGTHLIEGAFKDVIRVYKDDQTIIDKVMLNEINNEIHDVTINFEMNNNYIYIDTEDLNQCDFAFNISLIYDGYKSIYVNMNLPNASQRASLNRQNFKAEFVSATKSRNKANSLNEYLTYKPNSISLVKKANLYKDVEFKQLAEKSLEIGELVDIVDLVKTAKGTPRFITSDGYYLTANKKNVYPVDKDKEGKYICRKPNDVTVLKKCKEYKNRNFEGEPVNILNSGDNLEIQKIVLSSKGTPRLKTNRGTFITANLGFVTET encoded by the coding sequence TTGGAAAAATTACTAACTATCATAGTACCTGTATACAACAAAGCGTATTTTCTAGAAACGTGTATAGAATCTATCAATAAACTTAATATCAATAAAGATAAAATAGAAGCAATTTTCGTTGATGATCGTTCAAGTGATAATTCATTAGAAATTGTTGAATCATTTGCTACTAAATATGATTTTATAAAGGTAATACAATTAGCTGAAAATACAGGTAGCCCATCTGAGCCTAGAAATATAGGTATGAAGAAGGCTACAGGTGAATATATAACTTTCTTAGATGCTGATGATTGGTTAGATCCGGAAGGGCTCCCAATATTATTAAATCAAGCAAAAGTTCATCATTCTGATGTAGCGTTTGGCCAAAGCGTTAAACATTCAGAAAAAGCTATAAAGAAAATTGGGAGATTTAGTTCTTATAAAAATGATAATGATTTGGTTCCATACGAAATTGAAAAAATATTTAGAGCAGTTGGTCCACCGGGCAAAATAATTAAGCGTGATATTATCATTGATAATGAAATTTATTTTAAACATATGGAATACGGCGAAGATAAATTATTTTTTATAGAAGCAATATCTAAATGTAAGACAGCTTCAATGAATCCTAAACCGACTTATCACGTGAATCGTTATACGTATAATCAATCATTAGTTGGTCAAACAGATATAATTGAAAAAACTAAATTAAATTTAACAATTTTAGGTGAAGTTTTGAAACTTGAACTTCCAAGTAACGCAGAGTTTCAAGCGATTAGTCGAATTGTGGAAGTTGATTATATGTCACGATTATTTAAAAATACTAGGTTTTTAAAAGCTGAAAATAAACCCGTATTTTATGAACTATTTGATGAAATGGTATTAATGTTAGCATCATATGGTAAAAATATTGAAGATTATTTATTGACTGATACATTTAAAAATATCTATCAATTTTTAAAGGATAAAGAATATCAAAAATTAATAGAATTTATAAATATACTACAACAAGGTGGTAAAGCAAATAAATTTGTTAAAAATAATCGAGTCCATTTCTTAATGCCAGAAACTTTAAGTGATGCTTTACCAATTAAAGATCCAGTATTTGCTGTATATGAAGGTACACATTTAATAGAGGGAGCTTTTAAAGATGTAATTCGTGTATATAAAGATGATCAAACAATTATTGATAAAGTAATGCTGAATGAAATAAATAATGAAATACATGATGTGACTATCAATTTTGAAATGAATAATAATTATATTTATATCGATACGGAAGATTTGAACCAATGTGATTTTGCATTCAATATATCCTTAATCTATGATGGATACAAATCAATTTATGTGAATATGAATTTACCTAATGCAAGTCAAAGGGCAAGTTTAAACAGACAAAATTTTAAAGCCGAGTTTGTATCGGCAACAAAATCTAGAAATAAAGCTAATAGTTTAAACGAATATTTAACATATAAACCGAATTCGATATCGCTTGTTAAAAAAGCGAATTTATATAAAGATGTTGAATTTAAACAACTTGCTGAAAAAAGTTTAGAAATTGGAGAATTGGTAGATATTGTAGATCTTGTGAAAACTGCTAAAGGTACGCCAAGATTTATCACATCTGATGGTTATTACTTAACTGCTAATAAAAAGAATGTGTACCCTGTTGATAAAGACAAAGAAGGTAAGTATATATGTCGTAAACCTAATGATGTTACTGTATTGAAGAAATGTAAAGAGTACAAAAATAGAAATTTTGAGGGCGAACCAGTTAATATTTTAAATTCAGGTGATAATTTAGAAATTCAAAAAATAGTTTTGTCCTCTAAAGGTACACCAAGACTCAAAACTAACCGTGGCACCTTTATTACGGCAAATCTTGGGTTTGTAACGGAAACATGA
- a CDS encoding beta-class phenol-soluble modulin — MEGLFEAIKNTVQAGVAGDGAKLGTSIVSIVENGVGLVSKLFGF, encoded by the coding sequence ATGGAAGGTTTATTCGAAGCAATTAAAAACACAGTTCAAGCTGGTGTCGCAGGAGATGGCGCTAAATTAGGGACAAGCATTGTAAGTATCGTGGAAAATGGTGTAGGTTTAGTATCAAAATTATTCGGATTCTAG
- a CDS encoding beta-class phenol-soluble modulin yields the protein MTKLAEAIANTVEAAKSGNGADLGSSIVDIVSSGASLVGKLFGL from the coding sequence ATGACTAAATTAGCAGAAGCAATTGCAAACACAGTAGAAGCAGCGAAATCAGGTAATGGTGCAGATTTGGGTTCAAGTATTGTAGATATCGTATCAAGTGGTGCAAGCTTAGTAGGAAAACTATTTGGACTATAA
- a CDS encoding beta-class phenol-soluble modulin, translated as MAGLFEAIKETVQAGIAGDGAKLGTSIVSIVENGVGLVSKLFGF; from the coding sequence ATGGCAGGATTATTTGAAGCAATCAAAGAAACAGTACAAGCAGGTATCGCAGGAGACGGCGCTAAATTAGGAACAAGCATTGTAAGTATCGTGGAAAATGGTGTAGGTTTAGTATCAAAATTATTCGGATTCTAG